AGGTATCGGACAAGGTCTTGCCGGCCTCGACCATGTAACGACGCGGCACGCTGTCCAGGTCGTTGCGGTCGTAGACGTGGAAGACGGCGGCCTGCTTTCCCGAATTCGCGAACAGCAACTGCACGGTGCCGTTGACGTTGCCGCGCGCACTGGTGTGCAGCTCGTAGGGCAGGGCTCGCGACGGGCGCGAACCCGTGTCCTGCTGCGGCAATTGCGCGGTCGTCGGTACCGGCACGGCCGGCAGCGCCTGCTGGGCGGTGCGCAACTGGTCCGCGGACGTACGGGTGCCACGCCCGGCCAGTGTGGGCAGCGCCTCGGTGTTCGGTGTCTGGAAGTTGAATGCCGTGGTCAGGTCACCGCAGACCGCGCGGCGGAACGGGCTGATATTGGACTCCTGCACGCCGAAGCGCGCCTCAAGGAAGCGCAGCACGGAAGTGTGGTCGAACACCTGCGAGTTGATCCAGCCGCCGCGGCTCCACGGCGAGATCACGAACATCGGCACGCGCGGACCCGGACCGAAGACGCGGCCGTCGCGCGCCGGCTGGCTTGTGCTGCCGGCCGGTGGTTGCTGCGTGTAGTATTCGGCGGCGAGGTCGGCGTCGGGCAGCGTGGTCTTGCCGGCCAGCGAGCTGTCCGGATGGCGCGACGGGGCTGAAGGCGAGGGCACGTGGTCGAAGTAGCCGTCGTTTTCGTCGAAGTTGACCAGCAGCACCGTCTTGCTCCAGACGTCCGGGTTGCTGGTCAACGCGTCCAGCACTTCCTGCAGGAACCAGGCGCCCTGGACCGGCGACGAAGGTCCCGGATGCTCGCAATAGATCGACGGCGCGTTGATCCACGAAACGTGGGGCAGCGTGCCGTTAGCGATGTCGCGTTTGAAAGCGTCAAGGTACTGGTCAGGCTGCGTGCCCGGCAACGTGTTGGCAACGCCCTTGTAGAGCGGGTTGGCGGCGTTGTCGCTGGCTGCATCGTAGGCGTGGTACGGCAGCGCCTGGCCGGTGCTCGTGTACGGCGATTGCGGCGCACCGCCGCTGGACACCGGGAAGCCCGAGTTCAGGTTGGCACGGCGGAAGCTCTGGAAGGCACCAAGCATGTTGTCGCCCCATTCGTCGGGCATGTTCTGGTAGCTGATCCAGCTGATACCGGCTTCTTCCAGGCGCTCGGCGTAGGTCTTCCACGTGTAGCCGGTGTTGGCATCGGCGGCGACGCCGTTGATCGCATCCCACTCGTTGTTGACGAACGCCACGTTCTGCGGAATCACGCCGTTGGTGCCGGTCATGTGGAACGAGCGGTTCGCGTCGGTGCCCGTGTGCATCGCGCAATGGTAGGCGTCGCACAGCGTGAACGCCTTGGCGAGCGCGAACTGGAACGGAATTTCCTGTTCCTTGAAGTACCCCATCGACGTATCGGTCTTCGCGACGGGCCAGCGCGACATCCGGCCGTGGTCCCAGGCGGCCTGGCTGTCGGCCCACGCGTGCGGCGTGCCGGCCGTGCGCTGTGCGTTGTTGGCGCTGCCGTTCAGATGGTAGGGCGTCACGATGCTGCCGTTGGCACGCGCCTGTTGCCAGACGTTGCGCCCGTTCGGCAGCGGGATCGTGAGGCGGTCGCCAAATCCGCGCACGCCTGCCAGCGTGCCGAAGTAGTGGTCGAATGAGCGGTTTTCCTGCATCAGGATGACCACGTGCCGGACATCCATGATGGTGCCGGTGGCATTGTTTGCCGGGATAGCCAGCGCGCGGCGGATGCTCGGAGGAAAGGCGGCCAGCGCCGCGGCGGAAAAGGCCGCGCCGGTGCTCGCCTGCAGAAACTTGCGGCGGGAGATCATGTCGTTGTGCTGGGAGGATGTGGAGGGACGCGGGCTATGCCAGCCGCCGCATTCAGGGCGCGCAGCGCTTGTCGGGCGCACCAGGGGCTGCAGGCGTCGAGGCGCCCGGCTGGGCTGCGGCTGGCGGCTGCACAGGCTTCTCGTCGTCGCTCCCGCCGCAGGCACTCAACAGCAGCGCTGCGAGGCACGCGGCCACAAGGCCAGGTGTCAGTTTGGCTTCTTCCATGGGCATCGTTGGATTGTTGTGATGGGTTTGCCGGATCGGCAGGCCGCAAGGCTAAGCGGTGGCGATGACATGCTCGTGACGCGTTGTGCACTGGCCCGCCGGCCCGCCGGTTCCGCCGATGCATTGCGCTCAGGAGAATGAAGCGCCTTTCCCGACATGGCTGGGAGAGGCGGACAGGGGCTTACGCGTCCAGCCGGATGTGCACGCTGTTGGGGGTATGGACGGGCGCCGCGTTGAAGCCGTCCACGGTCACGGTGGTGAACTGGCCGCGCGAGATCGTTGCCGACTGCCGGGTGGCGGCACGTCATGCTGCGGTCAGCGGCCCGTACCGTCAGTCACGCTGTAGTTCTTGCCGCGGCGGATCGGAGTACGCGGCTATGGCCTGTGGCGGCTTGCGGCCCCCTGGACGCCACGCTGTGGCGACGGGAGGCGACTTGTATGAATATCACCTGGCCGGGGCAGGATGCGAGCGTCTTGCGCTGCGATAAAACGACGCGTGGCCGGGCAGATGCCCGGCCACGCGCACGACTGCGGCCAGCGGCCGCAACCGGGATCAGGCTTCCATTACTTCGCCGAAGCGCTGCATATGGTAGTCGCTGTCGCCCAGCAACTGGTCCAGCATGGTCAGGCGCTTGAAGTAGTCGCCCACCGACAGCTCGTCGGTCATGCCCATGCCGCCGTGCAGCTGCACCGCTTGCTGGCCGACAAAGCGCCCGGCGCGTGCAACCGTCACCTTGGCGGCAGACAGCATGCGCCGGCGCGCGGCCGGATCGGTTTCATCCAGCGCCTGCACGGCCACGTAAGCCATCGACAGCGCCAGTTCCTTCTGCACCAGCATGTCGGCCATGCGGTGCTGCAGCGCCTGGAAGCTGGCCAGCGGCTTGCCAAACTGCTGGCGCGTGGCCAGGTACTCGCCGGTGATCTGGATCAGCTTTTCCATCGCACCCGCGCCTTCCGCGCACAGTGCGGCGATGCCGTGCTCCAGGCCGACGCCCAGCGCCGCCAGGCCGTCGGCGGGCTGGCCCACCAGCGCGCTGGCCGGTACCGTGACGTTCTGCAGTGACAGGTCGGCGGCGCGCAGGCCGTCGATGGTGGGATAGGCGGTCACGCCCAGGCCCTTGCTGTCGCGCGGCACCAGGAACAGTGCGATCTCGTTGCTGCCGGATACACGTGCGGTCAGCAGGTAGGCGTCGGCGGCGGCGCCGTGCCAGACCACGCTCTTGGTGCCGCTGATCACGTAGCTGTCGCCGCTGCGCTCGGCGCTGGCGCGGGCCGATTCCGGGCGGTAGCGCGTAGTCGGTTCCAGGTAGGCCAGCGTGACGATGCGTTCGCCCGATGCGATCGCCGGCAGCCATTCCTGCTTCTGCGCGTCGCTGCCGCAGGCGTTGAGGGTGGCGGCGGCCATCACGCCGCTGGGCGTGACCGGTTCCAGCACCAGGCCGCGGCCCAGCTCGCGCTGCACCACCAGCTGGCTGGCGGGGCCTTCGCCGAAGCCGCCGAAGTCGGCGGGCACGGTCAGGCCCAGCACGCCCATTTCGGCCAGCTTGTTCCACATGCCGCGATCCAGGCTTTCGCCCTGGCGCGCGCTCTTGCGGCGGGCCTCGAAGGTGTATTCGGTGTCGATGAAGCGACGCAGGCTGTCCGCCAGCATCTGTTGCTCTTCGCTGTAGGTGAAGTCCATGTCAGCTATCCCTTCAGAAACCCAGGATCATCTTGGAGATGATGTTCTTCTGCACTTCGGTTGCGCCGCCGTAGATCGAGGTCTTGCGCATGTCGTAGTACGTGGAGGCAGCGGGGGCGGCCCACTCGGGGCCGGACACCGGCTGCGTCGCGCCGGATTCGAGCCAGTCCGGCGAATACGGCCAGGCGTTGGGGCCGGCCACTTCCATCATCAGCATGCCCAGGTCCTGCTGCACTTCGGAGCCGCGGATCTTGACGATCGACGCTTCCGGACCCGGCGTGCCGGCGGCCTGCGTGGCGACGCGCAGGAGCAGCATTTCCAGTGCCATGATGTCCATTTCCACGCGGGCGATCTTGTCGCGCATGCGCACGTCTTCGATCAGCGGACGGCCGGCGCCGTCGGTGGTCTGGCTGGCGTAGTGCTTGAGCTGGCGCAGTTCGCGGTGGCAATGGCCGATGCCGGCAATGCCGGTGCGCTCATGGCCGAGCAGGTACTTGGCGTAGGTCCAGGCGCGGTTCTCTTCGCCGACCAGGTTCTCGACCGGCACTTCCACGTCTTCGAACCAGGTTTCATTGACGTCGTGGCCGCCGTCCAGCGTCTTGATCGGGCGCACCGTCACGCCGGGCGACTTCATGTCGATCAGCAGCATGGAGATGCCTTCCTGCGCCTTGGCTTCGGGATCGGTGCGCACCAGGCAGAAGATCCAGTCGGCGAAGTGGGCCATCGTGGTCCAGGTCTTCTGGCCATTGACGATGTACTTGTCGCCCTTGCGCACTGCGCGGGTCTTCAGCGAGGCCAGGTCGGAGCCGGAGCCCGGCTCGGAGTAGCCCTGGCACCAGAAGTCTTCGACGCCCGGCATGCGCGGCAGGAAGCGCTGTTGCATCTCCGGGCTGGCGTACTTCATCAGCACCGGGCCGATCATGGTCAGGCCGAACGGCAGCAGGCGCGGCGCGCCGGCGCGGAAGGTCTCGATTTCAAAGATCAGGCGCTGCAGCGCGGTCCAGCCGGTGCCGCCCCATTGCGTGGGCCAGGTGGGGGCGCCCCAGCCTTGGGCCTGCAGGATGCGGTGCCAGCGGACGTAGTCGTCCTTTTCCACGCGCTGGTGGTTGAGCACCTTGTTGCGGATGTCTTCCGGCAGTTTGGCCTGCACGAAAGCGCGGACCTCCTCGCGGAAGGCCTGTTCCTCGGCGGTGAAACGCAAATCCATCTGAATGTCCCCTCGTTACGCGGGCGGTCCGGTGCTGGCAAGCAACCGGTTGCAGCCCTAGGTGTGCCGGCCGATTGTAGGGCGCGGGCGTCCTCCATTGCTTTTTCAATCATAAAGTCGCCCTTCGTGCCGGCGGAACCACCTGAGCCGGGTGGTGGCGGCACTGCCGAACACGGCCTTAGCCAATTCCAAATACCGCGGCGGCCGGCCTTGGCGCAAACTGGCGCGGCCTGCTCAAGTGCGTCGGGGTGCATTCCGGCGCATTCGCCGCCGGCAAGCATCGCCAACCCAGCCGTATCCCGAACGAGCCAGCCGCATGTCTTCCTTCCGTCCCCAATATATCCACGATATCCCCCGCCACTGGGCCGCGCAGACGCCCGGCGCGCCTTGCCTGTACGAGAACGGCGCCGTGCTCAGTTATGGCGATCTGTGGCAGCGCATCGAAGCGGCGCGCGACTGGCTGGTGGCGCAGGGCGTGGGCGAGGGCGACCGGGTCATGGTGGTCGGCGAGAACTGCAACGAGATGGTGGTGACGTTGTTCGCCAGCAGCCTGCTGCATGCGTGGCCGATCCAGGTCAATGCGCGCCTGTCCGCGCGCGAGATCGACAATATCCGCGACCACGCGCAGCCGGCGCTGGTGCTGTTCACCGGCCATGTGTCCGAGGTGGCCGCCGCGCACGGTACGCGGCTCGGCGCGCAAGCCAGCGGTTGCCCGGTCTTTGCCGACGGCATGCTCGCGGTGCGCGCTGCCAGCGCGCCGGAACGCGTGGCCAGCGAAGAGGCCCGCCAGGTCGCCACCCTGATCTATACCTCCGGCACCACCGGCGCGCCCAAGGGCGTGATGGTGCCGCACGTCGGCCTGACGCACTTCGCCCGCATCTCCGCCACCTCGCGCGACATGGGGCAGGAAGACGTGGCCTATGGCGCACTGCCGATGTCGCATATCTTCGGCATCGCCACCGTGCTGATGGCCACGCTGTACGCCGGCGCCAGCCTGTTCATGCGCCCGCGCTTTGACGGCAATGACGTGTTCGAAGCGCTGGTGTCGCCCGGCGTGACCATCCTGCAGGGCGTGCCGACCATGTTCACGCGCATCCTGGCGGTCGCGGCGGCGCACGGCGCAGGCCCGGGCAAGTATCCGCGCCTGCGCTACCTGTACACCGGCGGCGCGCCGCTCGATCCCACGCTCAAGCGCGACGTCGAGACCCTGTTTGGCCAGTCGCTGCACCATGGCTATGGCATTACCGAATACGCCGGCTCGCTGTTCATCACGCGCATGGACGCGCCGCGTGCGGACTGCTCGGCCGGACATATCGTCGAAGGCGTCGAGATCGAGATCACCGACGATGCCGGCACGCCGCTGCCGGCCGGCGAGCGCGGCCAGATCCGCGTGCGCGGCCCCGGCGTGATGCTCGGCTACTACCGCAACCCCGAGCAGACGGCAGAGGCGCTGCTGCCCGGCGGCTGGCTCAATACCGGTGACCTGGGCTACCTGGATGCCGACGGCGCGCTGTTTATCTCCGGCCGCTCCAAGGACCTGATCATCCGCTCGGGCTTCAACGTCTACCCGATCGAAGTCGAATCGGTGATCAACGCCTTCCCCGGCGTGCGCCAGTCGGCGGTGGTGGGACGCCCCGCCAGCGACGGCAACGAGGAAGTGGTCGCCTTTATCGAGACGCAGGAAGGCGCCAGCGTCGATCCCAAGGCGCTCGACGCCTACCTGCGCGAATGCCTGGCCCCGTACAAGCGCCCGGCGGAAATCCGCACCGTCGACGTCATTCCCACGACGGCCAGCGGCAAGCTGCTCAAGCAGCCGCTGCGTGCATTGCTGGACTGAGCCCGAATTCCCTTTACCGGGCTGGTTCGACATGCCAGCCCGGGCATTTCAGCCCTATCTGGAGGAGACAACAATGAAAACCTGGAACACACTGGCGGCACTGACCACGACCCTGCTGCTGCAGGGCGCGGCCTGGGCGACGGACGTCTATCCGTCGCGGCCGGTCAAGCTGCTGGTGGGCTATGCCCCGGGCGGCCCGGTCGATACCGCCGCGCGCATCTACGCCGAACAACTGGGCCGCGTGCTCAAGCAGCCGGTGGTGGTGGACAACCGCGCCGGCGCCAGCGGCGCGATCGCGGCCGACATGACCGCCAAGGCAACGCCTGACGGCTATACGTTGTACTTCGTCGCCAGCCCCACCATGACCATGACCCCGCTGATCCAGCGTTCGGTCAACTTCAACCCGGTCAAGGACTTCACCTACATCGGCCTGATCACCGACTACACCAACGTGCTGCTGGTGAACAAGGATTTCCCGGCCAGGAACGTCGGCGAACTGGTCGACTACGCGCGCAAGCACCCGCAGGACGTCTCGTTCGGCTCGGCCGGCGTGGGGGCTTCGAATCACCTGTCGGCGGAACTGCTGGCGCAGATGAACGGCGTGAAGATGCTGCACGTGCCTTATAAGGGCAATTCGCCGGCGATGGCGGATGTGATGAGCGGCAAGGTGACTTTCATGTTCGATATCACCGGCACCGCCATCGGCCATATCAATGGCGGCAAGGTGCGGGCGCTGGCGGTCACGTCGAAGACGCGCAATCCGGCGCTGCCCAATGTGCCGACCATGATCGAGTCGGGGCAGAAGGACTATGACCTGACTGGATGGTATGCGTTGATCGGACCGCAGAAGCTGCCGGCGGATGTGGTGGACAAGCTGGTCAAGGCGCAGAAGGCGATTGGCGACGATCCGGCTTACCGGCAGCGGATGGCGGCGGGTGGGTATGACGTCAATGTCAGTTCGCCGAAGCAGCTGGGGGATCGGATCCAGCGGGAGCTGGCGCTGTGGGGTGGGGTGGTGAAGAAGGCGGGGATTCAGGCGGATTGAGGGGATTTTTGAGGGGCGAGGGGGCCTGCGGGAAGCCGGCCCTGTTGTTCTAAGGGTTGCTCGAGGACTGGTCGCTTCATGTCGCTGTTGATGACATGCTGTCGGCCGTTGAACCGCCTGGTTCCGCCCTCCTGGGCGGGTCACTTTCTGGCCGAGCGCCAAAAAGTAACCAAAAAACGCGTCGCCTGAGCGGCTGGCTATCAATTTGGCGGCGTGGGTGGGTCGGGCGGCGGTGATTTCCGTTTGGGCTCGGTGCCCGTTCGGGCCTGCTAACGCTGTGTGATTCAGGGCCAGTGCCTGGCGTTAACCGGCTCTTGAACGATCCCCATGCCGGGCGTAGGCCGCCTGCTGCATGTCATATTGGTGGGACGCCTTCGGCTGCGCTACGCGCGGGCCCTAATGTGGCAGCGCGGCCGATCTCCCTCTGGTCATTGCCGTCGCCGCTTAGCGAGCGAAGCGATGTGGATTCGTGCCAAGGCACCTCACCCGCGAGACTGAGCCGCGCGCAGCGCAGCCGAAGGCGATGATGCGATACCGCAGGCAGCAGGCGGCCGACACCCGTCCTGGGGATTGTTCAAAAGTGGGGGTTCGTCAGGCACCCACACTCACTCACTTGGCGTAGCAGGCTGGAATCGCGACCACGCCTCACTGAAACCCAAATCGCCAATATCACCAAAAGCGCCAAATTGGCTCAGCCAGCCGCTAAGCGACGCGCTTTTTGGTTACTTTTTGGCGCTCGGCCAAAAAGTGACCCGCCCAGGAGGGCGGAACCAGGCGGTTCAACGGCCGACAGCATGTCATCAACAGCGACAGCGGGCGCTTAAACGGCCGACCGCATGTCATCAACAGCGCCCCGCCCAGCAGGGCGGAACCAGGCGGTTCAACCAGCGACAACATCTCACCAGCACCACAGATCCACCAAGCACCTGATTGAATGCCATCCAGGCATAGCCTTTGATGGTGATGCGCACCTCCGCCAAGGCGTGGCCCGACCCCGCAATTCTCCGCTACGCGAGGTCGCGCGCCGATTCCCCGAGATGGCACTCGCCATCCATGCTCAGAGAATCAGCGCCTGCAGCAACCGCCTGCGGCCCTCGCCTCTACCTTTACCCTTCAATCTCCGCCCACCCCTGCATCGCCTGCCCGCCAGCATCATCGCCAGTCCAAAGCACCAGCCGGCCAGCCTGCGCTGGATCGGCCGTGCCGCCAACGGTGATCGTGTCCTGATCAAACAGCGGCGCCAGCCCCCGGAACCCAAAGCGCTTCACGCGCGCCTGCGGCTGCTCGCGCGCCACCAGGTCCAGCATCAGCATCGCCTGCATCGGGCCATGCACCACCAGGCCGGGATAGCCCTCGACATCGCGCGTATAGGCGCGGTCGTAGTGGATGCGGTGGCCGTTGAAGGTCAGCGCCGAATAGCGGAACAGCATGACCGGGTCGGCCTGCAGCGTGCGCTGCCATTGCGCGGTTTGCTCCAGGCGCGGGCGCGGCGGCTGTGGCTTGGACGGGTCCGGCATGGCGCGGTAGACGATGTCGTGGCGCTCGTTGACCGCGGTCTTGCCGTTCACGGTCAGTTCGTGGTCGACCGCGACGAACCACAGTTCGCCGCTACGGCCGGTCTTGTACTGCACGTCCGCGATGGTGGAGGTGCGCGTGACGGTATCGCCGATATGCAGCGGATGGCTGAAGGTCAGCTCGCTGCCGGCCCACATGCGGCGCGGCAGCGGCACCGGAGGCATGAAGCCGCCGAGGTGCGGGTGGCCGTCGCGGCCGATGTCGCGTTGCTGCGCGCGCGGCAGGAAATAGAGCCAGTGCCACAGCGGCGGCAGCGGGCCCGCGGCGACCGCCTCGGGGTCGAGGTCGAAGGTGGCGGCGAGGCCGATCACTGGTTCGGGCGACAGCGTTTCGGTGCGCGATTCGCTGCGGCCGATCCAGCCGCGCAGGCGTTCGAGTTCGGAAGTGGCGTCAGTCATGGGCTTGCAGGTTCGGGTTAGACAGGAAAGGCGGGGCGCTATTGCGCCAGCGCCAGCAGGCGTTTCGCCTGCTCGATCACGGGCCGGTCGACCATCTTGCCATCGACCTGCACGGCATGGCTGCCGCTAGCGGTGGCTTCGAGCACGCGGCGGGCCCAGTCAAGCTGCTCGGCGCTCGGCAGGAAGCCGGCACGCACCGCGCCCAGCTGCGCCGGGTGGATGCACAGCTTGCCGGCAAAGCCGAGTTCGCGCGCGTAGGCGACGTCGCTGGCCAGCATGGTTTCGTCCTTCAGCGCGGTGGTGACGCCGTCCACCGGCGGCGGCAGCCCGGCCACGCGCGAAGCCAGCACGATGCGGGCGCGCGCGAACGCCAGCGCGTCGCGGGTGTGGCTGCAGCCCAGGTCGACGGCATAGTCGAGCGAGCCGAATGCCAATCGTGCCACGCCGCTGGCCGTGGCCACCGTGTCGACGTGGTGCAGGCCGAGTGCGGTCTCGATGATAGCGACCAGCTCGCCCTGCGGGTTGATCGCGTGCAGCGCCTGCGCGATCTGCGCCAGAGCGGCGGCGTCTTCGGCCTTGGGCACCATCAGCCCGGCCAGCGCGGTGCCGGCCGGCAGCGAGCGCAGCCAGGCCAGGTCAGCCGGAAACGCGGGCGAGGCGCTGTCGTTGATGCGGACCATGGCGCGCGCAGCGGGCTTGCCCGCCAGCCAGGCGCCAATGGCTTCGCGCGCGGCGGGCTTGGCGTCGGGGTGCACGGCATCCTCGAGGTCGAGGATCATCACGTCGGGGCCTGCGGCGGCGGCCTTGTCGAAACGCTCCGGCCGGTCGCCGGGGACGAACAGGTAGGTGACTGCGGTAGACATGCGGGGCGTTCCTCAGCGTGCGGCGGGCAGCCAGTCGTTGACGTTGGGCGCCTGCTCCAGCGCCCACACGCGCGCGATGATGGCGCGCATCTCGGCCTCGCTGGCGCCATTGCGGAATGCGCCCAGCTGCAGCGCCTTGGCTTCCAGCTCGGGGCGCGACAAGGTGTTGTCCGGGTCGCCCTTGGGTACGTCCACGCGCGCGGCCAGCGTGCGGCCGTCGGTGGTCTTGACCGTGACGCGGCCGATCCACTGGCGCGGGTAAGCGGCGTTGATCTCGTTGTCGAGCTCCATCGTGACCTTGCCGCGGAAGTCGACGACTTTCGCGTCGGGCAGCGCGTACTGCTCGAATTCCGCCAGGCCGGCGTGGCCATGCACGGCAACCAGCCCCAGCACCGTGCCCATCGAGAACTTGGCCTGGTGGATGGTGGCCGGGTTGACCACCGGGCCGAGCACGTCGATCGCGCCCTGGTGCACGTGGGTGGTGACGCTGGCGATCTGGTCCGCGCTGATGCCTTCGCGCTGCATCAGCACCTTGAGCGCGTCGGCGGCCGGGTGCGTGTGGCGGCACGAGGCAAAGAACTTGAACGAGGTCTCGGCGGTGGCCCAACGGGTGCCCAGGCCATCGGTCAGCGCGGCGGGGTTGGCGTCGCTCGACATGCCGGCGGCCATGCCCTGCTTGCCTTCGAGGATCTGCTTTGCGCCGGTGAAGCCCGCGCGCGCCAGCCACGCCGATTGCAGGCCGTCGGCCGCGGCCTTGGCGGTGTGGAGCTGCTTGGAGTCGGCGGCGTCGCGCAGGAACTCCCACAGGCCGGCGGCCTGCGTGCCGGCCGAACCCAGCGCCTGGTTGATGCCTTCGGCATCCAGGTTGTATAGCTTGGCCACGGCGGCAGCGGCGGCGAGCGTGCCGACGGTGCCGGTGGTGTGGAACACGGTGTAGTGCGAACGGCCCATGAACTCGCCGATGCGGATGCCGGCCTCATAGCCGGCGATCGACGCCAGCAGCACTTCGGCACCGGTCTTGCCTTCGGCCTGCGCCGCGGCCACCACGGCCGGGAACACGACCGCGGCCGGGTGCAGCACCGAGCCGTTGTGCACGTCGTCCTGCTCGACCACATGCGACGAAGCGCCGTTGATCAGCGCGGCGAAGTAGGGCGAGGTGCGGCGGCGGTCCACCAGCACTTCGGCGTCGCCCTGTGCGGTGCCCATGGCCGCGGCGAATTCCTGCAGGCGGCGCACGGCGGGAGCGTCCTTGCCGGCGATGGCCGAGGCGATCCAGTCGAGGAACAGGTCCTTGGTGCGCTCGATCACGGGCGCGGGCACGTCCGTCAGCTTGAAATCGGCCAGGAACTGGCACAGCTGGCGGGTCGGGTAGTTGGTGTCTGCGGCTTGGCTCATGCAGGCTCCGATGCGGAAATGGTTTCGTGGAAATGGAAAAAGCCCGGCGTCCTGTGCGAGATGGCCGGGCGTGGTGCGTTCAGATGGTCTGCTTGTCGGCCAGCGCGGCGATATCGCCGTCGGCATAGCCTAGCTCGGCCAGAATCTGCCTGCTGTGCGCGCCAAG
This genomic window from Cupriavidus sp. P-10 contains:
- a CDS encoding MmgE/PrpD family protein, with amino-acid sequence MSQAADTNYPTRQLCQFLADFKLTDVPAPVIERTKDLFLDWIASAIAGKDAPAVRRLQEFAAAMGTAQGDAEVLVDRRRTSPYFAALINGASSHVVEQDDVHNGSVLHPAAVVFPAVVAAAQAEGKTGAEVLLASIAGYEAGIRIGEFMGRSHYTVFHTTGTVGTLAAAAAVAKLYNLDAEGINQALGSAGTQAAGLWEFLRDAADSKQLHTAKAAADGLQSAWLARAGFTGAKQILEGKQGMAAGMSSDANPAALTDGLGTRWATAETSFKFFASCRHTHPAADALKVLMQREGISADQIASVTTHVHQGAIDVLGPVVNPATIHQAKFSMGTVLGLVAVHGHAGLAEFEQYALPDAKVVDFRGKVTMELDNEINAAYPRQWIGRVTVKTTDGRTLAARVDVPKGDPDNTLSRPELEAKALQLGAFRNGASEAEMRAIIARVWALEQAPNVNDWLPAAR